The following are encoded together in the Arcobacter aquimarinus genome:
- the dapE gene encoding succinyl-diaminopimelate desuccinylase codes for MTVIELFQKLLRFQSITPNDDGAFDFIEEYLGQEWSCIKVDMEGVKNRFYYKKFNENPQHLCFAGHIDVVPTGKNWEIDPFAAEVIDGVITARGAQDMKSGDAAFLYACKHAKNFDGTLSILLTSDEEGEGTYGTIKMLEHLREINFIPNYAVVAEPTCEEIFGDAIKVGRRGSINGYITIKGKQGHAAYPEKCINPVHNFANILPKIAGINLDNGDEYFAPSKLVITDIRGGMEVTNVTPNELKIMFNVRNSTNTTRESVESFINENLKGLEYDFRTTQGSFPFVTNKESKVVKAMENSIKEVLGVTTKHSTHGGTSDARYFGNFGIEAIEFGVINDTIHSVGERTTVKEVEGLTKVFEDLIEKF; via the coding sequence ATGACTGTTATAGAATTATTTCAAAAATTATTAAGATTTCAATCAATTACTCCAAATGACGATGGAGCATTTGATTTTATAGAAGAGTATTTAGGGCAAGAATGGTCTTGTATAAAAGTAGATATGGAAGGTGTAAAAAATAGATTTTATTATAAAAAATTCAACGAAAATCCTCAACACCTTTGTTTTGCAGGTCACATAGATGTTGTTCCTACTGGTAAAAACTGGGAAATTGACCCATTTGCAGCTGAAGTTATAGATGGAGTAATAACAGCACGTGGTGCTCAAGATATGAAAAGTGGTGATGCAGCGTTTTTATATGCTTGTAAACACGCAAAAAATTTTGATGGAACACTTTCTATTTTACTTACAAGTGATGAAGAGGGTGAGGGAACTTATGGAACTATCAAAATGCTTGAGCATTTAAGAGAAATAAATTTTATTCCAAATTATGCAGTTGTAGCAGAACCTACTTGTGAAGAGATATTTGGAGATGCTATAAAAGTAGGAAGACGTGGAAGTATCAACGGATATATCACAATAAAAGGGAAACAAGGACACGCTGCATATCCTGAAAAATGTATAAATCCTGTACATAATTTTGCAAATATTTTACCAAAAATAGCAGGAATAAATCTTGATAACGGAGATGAATATTTTGCTCCAAGTAAACTTGTAATCACAGATATTAGAGGAGGTATGGAAGTTACAAATGTAACACCAAATGAGTTAAAAATCATGTTTAATGTAAGAAACTCTACAAACACTACAAGAGAGTCTGTAGAAAGCTTTATAAATGAAAATTTAAAAGGTTTGGAATACGATTTTAGAACAACGCAAGGTTCATTTCCATTTGTTACAAATAAAGAATCAAAAGTGGTAAAAGCTATGGAAAATTCAATAAAAGAAGTTTTAGGAGTAACAACAAAACACTCAACTCATGGTGGAACAAGTGATGCTAGATATTTTGGTAACTTTGGGATTGAGGCTATTGAATTTGGTGTTATAAATGATACTATTCATAGTGTTGGAGAGAGAACAACTGTTAAAGAAGTTGAGGGATTGACGAAGGTATTTGAGGATTTGATAGAGAAGTTTTAG